Proteins co-encoded in one Callospermophilus lateralis isolate mCalLat2 chromosome 2, mCalLat2.hap1, whole genome shotgun sequence genomic window:
- the Slc2a8 gene encoding solute carrier family 2, facilitated glucose transporter member 8 isoform X5, giving the protein MTPENSEESHPLLRPPGGGSPCGRRVFLAAFAAALGPLSFGFALGYSSPAIPSLRRSVPPAPHLDDSTASWFGAIVTLGAAAGGVLGGWLVDRAGRKLSLLFCTVPFVAGFAVITAAQDVWMLLGGRLLTGLACGVASLVAPIYISEISYPAVRGLLGSCVQLMVVIGILLAYLAAQAPGGHGCPAVPVGLRTGLGRALCGV; this is encoded by the exons ATGACGCCTGAGAACTCGGAAGAGTCCCATCCGCTCCTGAGGCCGCCGGGCGGCGG CTCTCCCTGCGGCCGCCGCGTCTTCCTCGCCGCCTTCGCCGCTGCCCTGGGCCCCCTCAGCTTCGGCTTCGCGCTCGGCTACAGCTCCCCGGCCATCCCGAGCCTGAGGCGCTCGGTGCCCCCGGCCCCGCACCTCGACGACAGTACCGCCTCCTGGTTCGGG GCCATCGTGACCCTGGGCGCCGCGGCGGGAGGCGTCCTGGGCGGCTGGCTCGTGGACCGCGCCGGGCGCAAACTCAGCCTCCTGTTCTGCACGGTGCCCTTTGTGGCCGGCTTTGCCGTCATCACTGCGGCCCAGGACGTGTGGATGCTGCTCGGGGGCCGCCTCCTCACGGGCCTGGCCTGCGGCGTCGCCTCACTAGTGGCCCCG ATTTATATCTCTGAAATTTCCTACCCAGCGGTCCGGGGACTGCTCGGCTCCTGTGTGCAGCTGATGGTCGTCATAGGCATTCTCTTGGCCTACCTGGCAG CACAAGCGCCAGGAGGCCATGGCTGCCCTGCAGTTCCTGTGGGGCTCCGAACAGGGCTGGGAAGAGCCCTCTGTGGAGTCTGA